Proteins co-encoded in one Agrobacterium cucumeris genomic window:
- a CDS encoding DUF6035 family protein: protein MQGNVTFDPLAFAEPVEKPEITEILDLESGEFFETTAFISQKRYDRLVAERVSIRENLADKPLFACGLCATPVYLVASREKRFFFRHCREDGSCPSITRSALSRDEIRALKYDGQRESVAHRKIKERLLRSLAADPSNSEILSERQWRSARDPGSRRQPDVQALTTFGRVAFEAQLSTTFLDVVAGRRTFYRSEGALLIWIMAGFDPDYRRMTTDDLLFSNNSNILVVDEETAALSESSGIFYLRAHYRVPELVSGVIRDDWATQIVAFRDLRIDLESQSAWAFDYDGQSQLLLENARIELETRDRDLRERICAFWLARNQHTPDPLSAEETWRSLVAELSARGVTPPTNDRHDRAVTGLMNGVLSAREKRPVGWDFKHLIEVAHRICDGYPEHALAMGFALKEYGCEELIKAQDKSGKWEKRARTIRENIRAGDQRYLPDEDTLPFLTFVFPEIGSKIEKFLSSRLAQSKL, encoded by the coding sequence ATGCAAGGAAATGTCACCTTTGACCCACTCGCTTTTGCCGAGCCCGTCGAAAAGCCTGAGATCACCGAGATTCTCGATTTGGAGAGCGGGGAATTCTTTGAAACCACAGCTTTTATCTCTCAAAAGCGCTATGACCGGTTGGTCGCGGAGCGCGTTTCGATCCGGGAAAATCTAGCGGACAAGCCGCTTTTCGCATGCGGGCTTTGCGCGACGCCAGTCTATCTGGTTGCCTCTCGCGAGAAGCGTTTCTTTTTTCGCCACTGCCGGGAGGATGGTTCTTGCCCGTCGATCACCCGTTCGGCATTGAGCCGCGATGAGATCCGGGCGCTCAAATATGATGGCCAGCGAGAAAGTGTCGCTCATCGAAAGATCAAGGAACGGCTCCTGCGCAGTCTTGCAGCCGACCCCTCGAACAGCGAAATCCTCTCTGAAAGGCAGTGGCGCTCTGCCCGAGACCCCGGCAGCCGACGTCAGCCCGATGTGCAGGCTCTTACCACCTTTGGCCGGGTGGCTTTCGAGGCGCAGCTGTCGACGACCTTCCTCGACGTGGTAGCAGGACGTCGCACATTCTACCGCAGTGAAGGCGCATTGCTCATTTGGATTATGGCAGGATTTGACCCCGATTATCGGCGCATGACGACGGACGACCTGCTGTTCTCCAATAACTCCAACATTCTCGTTGTCGATGAAGAGACAGCGGCTTTGTCCGAGAGTAGCGGCATATTCTACCTCCGTGCGCATTACCGCGTCCCGGAACTGGTATCGGGCGTCATCAGAGATGACTGGGCAACTCAGATCGTCGCCTTCCGCGATTTGAGAATAGATCTGGAATCACAGTCAGCCTGGGCCTTCGACTACGACGGCCAGTCTCAGTTGCTCCTCGAAAACGCAAGGATCGAGCTCGAAACGCGGGATCGCGACCTGCGTGAAAGGATTTGCGCATTTTGGTTGGCGCGCAATCAGCACACTCCCGACCCACTGTCCGCTGAGGAAACGTGGCGGAGCCTGGTCGCAGAACTCTCGGCCCGCGGCGTTACACCTCCAACGAACGACAGACACGACCGCGCCGTTACTGGTCTGATGAACGGCGTCCTAAGCGCACGCGAAAAGCGCCCGGTCGGTTGGGACTTCAAACACCTCATCGAGGTCGCGCACCGCATTTGCGACGGATATCCGGAACACGCGCTCGCGATGGGATTTGCCCTCAAGGAATATGGATGCGAGGAATTGATCAAAGCCCAGGACAAGAGCGGAAAGTGGGAAAAGCGCGCCCGCACGATCCGGGAGAACATCCGCGCAGGTGATCAACGCTATCTACCCGATGAAGATACGCTACCATTTCTCACGTTCGTATTTCCTGAGATCGGCAGCAAAATCGAAAAGTTCCTGTCGTCTCGTCTCGCCCAGTCCAAGCTCTGA
- a CDS encoding AbiJ-NTD4 domain-containing protein, with protein sequence MNRSFSDRHGYRGPEPEITIREDAPDFLRFQVASIARSCGLSPTAIRTIVCDILLEVPDPRNWSEYPNIWDEVLGLLRGCDWYKVYDIAEALWRNFEYRPDEQRRFEDDLNRVFREKGIGWELKDPDGIVFRGDPTFAIATEQAVEAFAQSGRYTAAGEIREALKDISRRPDPDRTGAIQHSMAALECVARDMTNAPNQNLDQIINSLALTPPLGDAVHKLWGYASQNGRHVQEGRDATAAEAELVVSVACSLAVFLLRRT encoded by the coding sequence ATGAATCGATCCTTTTCCGATAGACATGGTTATCGTGGCCCGGAACCGGAAATCACGATCCGCGAGGATGCTCCCGACTTTCTGCGGTTCCAGGTCGCGAGCATCGCGCGAAGCTGCGGACTAAGCCCGACCGCGATCCGGACCATCGTATGCGATATATTGCTCGAGGTTCCAGATCCTCGCAACTGGAGCGAATACCCAAACATCTGGGATGAAGTCCTCGGCTTGTTGAGAGGGTGCGACTGGTACAAGGTCTATGACATCGCTGAAGCACTTTGGCGCAACTTCGAATACCGCCCAGACGAACAGCGGCGCTTCGAGGATGATTTGAACAGGGTGTTCCGCGAGAAAGGGATCGGTTGGGAGCTCAAAGATCCGGATGGAATAGTGTTTCGTGGTGATCCGACTTTCGCGATTGCGACTGAGCAGGCGGTCGAAGCTTTTGCGCAGAGCGGTAGGTACACGGCGGCCGGCGAAATCCGTGAGGCGCTGAAGGATATCTCACGTCGTCCGGATCCAGACCGCACAGGCGCCATTCAGCATTCGATGGCTGCGCTCGAATGCGTCGCTCGAGACATGACAAACGCCCCCAATCAGAATCTCGACCAGATTATCAATAGTCTGGCCCTGACTCCGCCTTTGGGGGATGCGGTCCATAAGTTATGGGGTTACGCCTCACAGAATGGACGTCATGTGCAGGAAGGCCGAGACGCGACGGCCGCCGAGGCAGAGCTCGTTGTCAGTGTTGCGTGCAGCCTCGCCGTATTTCTGCTGAGGCGGACTTAA
- a CDS encoding ATP-dependent nuclease, translating to MHISRVQLVNYRNFERANFHFNKGINTIIGENGSGKTNLFRAMRLMLDDDFLRWAYRLEEGDFHRGLGNWRGHWIIISIEFAEVSQEEAIQALFLHGTGVIENDAVARATYNLIFRPNAATRTLLSQLAEGDHAGLAGILNTITLDDYETVFTGKSTADFSDPAVYQALVGDFATVQFPEELQPASLGGRVPGIMSVSKEVCFTFVQALRDVVSEFQGQRTNPLLTLLRSKSGEIDPAALAPITERVKALNTEIEALPDVGEIRADIRQTIRDAAGETYSPASLAVRSAVPHEADRLFQSLKLFVGETDDDYEGAINELSLGGANLIYLTLKLLEFKYQKAKQACANFLLIEEPEAHIHTHIQKTLFDRLSYPDTQVIYSTHSTQISEVSNVENVNILGRSGSRCEAFRPSAGLDEPEIRSIQRYLDAVRSNLLFAKSVILVEGDAEEILVPVLVKEVLGVSLDELGVSLINIRSTGFENVAVLFHDLRIRRRCAIVTDLDATFFNTEPAEDDTKALKGAKEKAIGAQAAGVARRARLTAFKDGNDWVSVHYAPRTFEVDFVAAGNWELAVSVLNAVYKDNPTIVAATAELRSNDPAVFGRRILAMADYAGKGWLAIQMAKQVSSSTRIPDYLVEAIFSAHRPIGRAVLANMIEHRLKFHQDPAVIGDAQLAQLREQVRSFRAGELAIEPLREALIAAVAGDVIIDVMGHA from the coding sequence ATGCATATCTCCCGCGTTCAATTGGTAAACTATCGAAATTTCGAGCGGGCAAACTTTCATTTCAACAAGGGCATTAATACGATCATCGGCGAGAACGGTTCGGGAAAGACGAACCTGTTCCGCGCAATGCGGCTGATGCTCGACGATGATTTCCTCCGCTGGGCGTACCGGCTTGAAGAGGGTGACTTTCACCGCGGCCTCGGCAATTGGCGGGGGCATTGGATCATCATTAGCATTGAGTTTGCGGAGGTGTCCCAGGAGGAAGCAATCCAGGCCCTTTTCCTCCATGGCACCGGCGTCATCGAAAACGACGCCGTCGCGAGAGCCACTTATAATTTGATTTTCCGACCTAACGCCGCGACGCGCACGCTTCTCAGCCAACTTGCTGAGGGAGATCATGCCGGCCTCGCGGGGATCTTAAACACGATCACGCTTGACGATTACGAGACGGTCTTCACCGGTAAAAGCACTGCTGATTTCTCCGATCCAGCCGTCTATCAGGCGTTGGTTGGCGATTTTGCCACAGTGCAGTTTCCCGAGGAGCTTCAACCCGCGAGCCTCGGCGGTCGGGTTCCAGGGATCATGTCCGTGAGCAAGGAGGTCTGCTTCACTTTTGTCCAAGCGTTGCGTGATGTCGTCAGCGAGTTCCAGGGGCAGCGGACCAATCCATTGCTGACGCTTTTGCGCAGCAAGAGTGGCGAAATTGACCCCGCTGCATTGGCGCCGATCACCGAGCGCGTCAAAGCGCTTAATACCGAGATCGAAGCGCTTCCCGATGTTGGCGAAATCAGAGCCGATATACGGCAAACGATCCGCGATGCAGCGGGAGAAACATATTCGCCTGCGAGCTTGGCGGTGAGGTCGGCGGTCCCCCACGAAGCCGACCGGCTGTTCCAATCATTGAAGCTGTTCGTCGGCGAAACGGACGACGACTATGAGGGAGCCATCAACGAGTTGAGCCTCGGTGGTGCCAACCTGATCTACCTGACGCTGAAGCTCCTCGAGTTTAAATACCAGAAAGCGAAGCAGGCGTGCGCAAACTTTCTGTTGATCGAGGAGCCCGAGGCTCATATCCACACGCACATCCAGAAAACTCTGTTTGACCGCCTTAGCTACCCCGATACCCAGGTAATTTATTCCACCCACTCGACCCAGATCTCAGAAGTCAGCAACGTTGAAAACGTTAATATCCTAGGGCGCAGTGGCTCACGCTGCGAGGCTTTCCGGCCGAGTGCGGGACTTGATGAGCCGGAGATCAGAAGCATCCAACGGTATCTCGACGCGGTTAGAAGCAATCTCCTTTTCGCTAAAAGTGTCATCCTTGTTGAAGGCGATGCGGAAGAAATCCTCGTGCCTGTCCTCGTCAAAGAAGTTCTCGGGGTGAGCCTCGATGAACTGGGCGTCAGCCTGATCAACATCCGCAGCACCGGATTCGAGAATGTCGCGGTGCTTTTCCACGACCTTAGAATAAGAAGACGATGCGCCATCGTCACCGACCTTGACGCGACGTTCTTCAATACGGAGCCCGCCGAGGACGATACGAAGGCGCTGAAGGGCGCGAAAGAAAAAGCAATCGGAGCCCAGGCGGCCGGGGTCGCCCGGCGGGCAAGACTGACGGCGTTCAAGGACGGCAACGACTGGGTGTCCGTCCATTATGCTCCGAGAACGTTCGAAGTCGACTTCGTGGCGGCGGGAAACTGGGAACTTGCTGTTTCAGTCTTGAACGCGGTCTATAAGGACAATCCGACCATAGTTGCTGCAACTGCGGAGTTGAGATCCAACGATCCGGCAGTGTTTGGCCGTCGAATCCTTGCCATGGCGGATTATGCCGGGAAGGGTTGGCTCGCAATCCAGATGGCCAAGCAGGTATCCTCCTCGACGCGCATCCCGGACTATCTGGTCGAAGCGATCTTTTCCGCCCATCGACCGATCGGTCGCGCTGTTCTCGCAAATATGATCGAGCACCGCCTGAAATTTCACCAGGATCCCGCGGTGATCGGCGACGCACAGCTTGCGCAGCTCAGGGAGCAGGTAAGATCATTCCGCGCTGGCGAGCTGGCGATAGAGCCGCTCCGGGAAGCATTGATCGCTGCGGTCGCCGGCGACGTCATCATCGATGTCATGGGACATGCCTGA